GCCCGTGTAACCCAGTCGTTTTAGCCAGGCCATTTGCCTTGCAAAGGCTGCTGGCGCGACATACAAGCTTCGAAAAGGACTCCCTTTGGGAGGTGCTGCGGCAATCTGGTGATACACCAGAATCGGAATGGGTTTGGTGTTGGCCGTGTATATTTTTGACATGCTGTGCAAATCAATCTGATCACAACAACACGATATCGTATTGTTCTTGTGCCATGACCGCTTCAGCCTGCAGGGAAATGGGCTTTCCAATGAAGTCGCTCAGGCTTGCCAAGTGCTGGCTTTCTTCATCCAGAAACAACTCAATCACTTTGGGCGAAGCCACTATCCTGAACTCACGTGGATTGAACTGCCGCGCTTCGCGCAAAATTTCACGCAATATATCGTAGGTCACGCTGCGCGCTGTTTTGACAATGCCTTTGCCAGTACAGGCACTGCAAGGTTCGCACAGTTGATGCGCCAGTGACTCCCGGGTCCGCTTGCGCGTCATTTCGAGCAATCCCAACGCCGAAAATCCATTGACCGCTGTCTTGATGCGATCCCGCGCCAATTGTTTTTTGAACTCGGCCAGTACTGCATCACGGTGGTTTTCCTTGGTCATGTCGATAAAATCGACAATCACAATACCGCCCAGGTTACGCAGGCGTAGTTGCCGGGCAATCGCTTGAGCCGCCTCAAGATTGGTTTTGTAAATGGTTTCTTCGAAATTGCGGGCGCCGACAAACCCGCCCGTATTCACATCAATAGTGGTCAAGGCTTCCGTCTGGTCAATGACCAGATAGCCGCCTGATTTGAGGTCCACCCTGCGGCCTAGCGCTTTTGCAATTTCTTCGTCAATATTAAAAAGGTCAAAAATAGGTCGTTCACCGCTGTAAAGCTGAAGTTTTGGTACCGTTGAAGGCATGAACTCCACCGCAAAAGCTTTCAGCTTTTCAAACTGCTCACGGGAATCAATGCGGATGGTTTGCGTATTTTCCAACACCATATCGCGCAATACACGCTGTAGCAGACTCAAGTCCTGATGCAAAACCGACGCAGCAGGCAAGCGCAATGAGGCGTCCTTGATGCGTATCCAGGTTTTCCTTAAATAAGCGATGTCCTCGGCCAACTCCGTGTCAGTAGCCTCCTCCCCATTCGTGCGAAGGATAAAGCCCCCGCCCATATCACCCACCAGAGTCTGGACACGTTGACGCAAGTCTTCGCGCTGCCGGGGCGGAATTTTTTGCGACACGCCGATGTGATTATCCTGAGGCAAAAAGACCAGCAAACGGCCAGCGATGCTGATTTGCGCTGTCAGTCGAGCCCCCTTGGTGCCCATTGGGTCCTTGAGAACCTGCACCATCACAGCTTGTCCCTCGAACAACTGCTTTTCAATCGGCCGAAGCGATGAAGCAGCCGGCAATATCGATGTACCGTCTGCCCGCAACTCGGTTTCTACATGGCGACTATTGATGCTGCTCATCAAGTCGGCAACATGCAGAAATGCGGCACGGTCCAAGCCTATGTCGATGAACGCAGACTGCATTCCTGGTAGCACCCGCACCACCTTGCCAAGATAAACATTTCCCACCAAGCCACGCTCAAGTGTGCGTTCAACCTGCAACTCCTGCACAGCTGCATGCTCCACCACGGCAACCCGTGTCTCCTGCGGCGACCAGTTAATCAGTATCTCTTGTTGCATTGTTGTCAGACGGTAAGGCTAAATATCAAGGCCGGCATCCTGGAGCAACGAGGCCGTTTCCCATAGGGGCAGCCCCATGATGCCACTGTAGCTGCCGCTGATGCGGGTAATGTGCATCGCCACCCGGCCCTGTATCGCGTAGGCGCCTGCTTTACCCATGGGTTCTCCAGTCGCCACATAAGTCTTGATCTGCCTGGCAGTCATGGCCTCAAGGCTCACCCTTGAGGCACTAAGGGCCTCAAATCGCTGCTCCCCCTGCTGGACAGCAACTGCCGTCAGGACACG
This DNA window, taken from Polaromonas hydrogenivorans, encodes the following:
- the rng gene encoding ribonuclease G — protein: MQQEILINWSPQETRVAVVEHAAVQELQVERTLERGLVGNVYLGKVVRVLPGMQSAFIDIGLDRAAFLHVADLMSSINSRHVETELRADGTSILPAASSLRPIEKQLFEGQAVMVQVLKDPMGTKGARLTAQISIAGRLLVFLPQDNHIGVSQKIPPRQREDLRQRVQTLVGDMGGGFILRTNGEEATDTELAEDIAYLRKTWIRIKDASLRLPAASVLHQDLSLLQRVLRDMVLENTQTIRIDSREQFEKLKAFAVEFMPSTVPKLQLYSGERPIFDLFNIDEEIAKALGRRVDLKSGGYLVIDQTEALTTIDVNTGGFVGARNFEETIYKTNLEAAQAIARQLRLRNLGGIVIVDFIDMTKENHRDAVLAEFKKQLARDRIKTAVNGFSALGLLEMTRKRTRESLAHQLCEPCSACTGKGIVKTARSVTYDILREILREARQFNPREFRIVASPKVIELFLDEESQHLASLSDFIGKPISLQAEAVMAQEQYDIVLL